The nucleotide window GCTGCCGGTGCTGCGCGCGATGATTGACCACATCCTCTACGCCGAATCGTTCCGCGAGCCCGCTCTGCCCTGGTTCGGGTACGAGGAGAACACGCGCCTGCGCGAACTGCGCGACGCCCTGGCCGCCTTCCTCCGCGTCAAACGCGACGAGCTGGCGCTGGTGCGCAATGCCACCGAAGCCAACAACGTCGTCTGCAACGGCCTGGATATGAAGCCTGGCGACGAAGCCCTGCTTACCGACCAGGAGCACCCCGGCGGGCGGTGCTGCTGGGAGCAAAAGGCGGCGCGCTACGGCATCAAGCTCAACTACGTGACGCTGCCCAAGCCGCCGGCCTCGAAGGAGCAAATTGTCGAGCTCTTTCGCCGCGCCATCACGCCGCGCACGCGGATCATCATGTTCAGCCACATCACCACCGTCACCGGCGTAATCCTGCCGGCGAAAGAGATCTGCCAGCTCGCGCGCGAGCGCGGCATCCTGACGCACGTGGACGGCGCGCACGCCATCGGGCAGATCCCGCTCGATTTGCACGACCTCGGCTGCGACTTCTATGCCTCGAGCCCGCACAAGTGGCTCATGGCACCCAAGGGCACCGGCGCGCTCTACATCCGCGAGGAGTTGCAAGAGCGCCTATGGGTGAATATCGCCTCCGGCGACTGGCGCAACTATGAGCTGAAGGCCTACCGCTTCTCCAACCTCGGCACGTCGAACCTTTCCGTGATGGTTGGTCTCAAAGCCGCGCTCGACTTCTTCCACACGATCGGCCCCGAACGCATCTACGCCCGCATCCACGAGAACGCAACTCGCGTGCGCGACCGCATCGCGAGCCGTCCTCAACTACGGTCGGCCAACGCCAGCAAGGAGGAGTTTTACGGCGGGTTGGTGAGCTTCGAGCCGGTTACGGGCGATCTGAAACGTGTTGCTGATGAATGTGCCGCGCGCAACATCCGCATCGCCGGCGGCGCGGAGCGCATCCGCATCGCCACGCACATCTTCACCCAGCCCACTGAACTTAACGCCTTCTTCGATGCTGTGGAAGCGGGATTACGCGCCTAGCAGACTAGGGCGAGCTGAAGCTCGCCCCTACATGCGTTGTTCGAGGCGGTGGACGCGGGACTGCGCGGCTGAGGCGCGATGGTTCTCCTTGGTCGGCCGCGGTATAATCTTGAGACGCCCATGACGCGGAAGAGTCAACTAATGTGCCATACTATGCGGAACGAGATGACCCACGGCACGACGGTTTTGTGCGTTCGTCGCGGCAATCAAGTAGTGGTTGCCAGCGACGGCCAGGTCACGATGGGACAGGCGGTGGTGAAGCACACGGCCAAAAAGATTCGCCGCCTTTACGACGACAAGGTTCTGGCTGGATTTGCCGGCGGCACGGCTGACGCTCTGAGCCTGTTCAGCCGTTTTGAAGCGAAGTTACAGGAATTCCACGGCAATCTCCCGCGGGCGGCGGTCGAACTGGCAAAAGAGTGGCGCACCGACCGGGTTCTGCGACATCTGGACGCGCTCCTCATTGTCGCCGACGATAAGAACACCTTTCTGCTCTCCGGCACGGGCGACATTATTGAGCCGGATGACGGCATCTGCGCCATCGGTTCAGGCGGGCCTTACGCGCTGGCGGCAGCGCGCGGATTGATCAAACACACCCAGCTCAGCGCCAAAGAGATCGCTCAGGAAGCCATGCGCCTTGCCAGTGAAATTTGCATCTATACCAACAGCCAGTTTACGGTGGAAGAATTATGACCAGCGGCGCTTCGAAAGATGATGCAGTTACCTACCTTCCCGGGCGGGTCGAACCCGAGCCGGCACCGCCGCCGCAGCCCTCCTTTGACGAGCTGACGCCGCGGGAGATTGTGGCGGAACTCGACAAGTACATCATCAGCCAGCACGATGCCAAGCGCGCCGTCGCCATCGCCTTGCGCAACCGCATCCGAAGGCAGAAGCTCCAGCCGGAAATGGCCGAGGAGATCATCCCGAAGAATATCTTGATGATCGGGCCGACGGGCGTGGGCAAGACCGAGATTGCCCGGCGGCTGGCGCGTTTGGCCGGATGCCCGTTTGTCAAAGTCGAGGCCAGTAAGTACACCGAGGTGGGCTACGTTGGCCGCGACGTCGAATCCATGATTCGCGACCTCGTCGAAGTGGCGATTGACATGATCCGCGAAGAAAAACTCGATGAGGTTGCCGACCGGGCCGAGGTCAACGCCGAAGAGCGCTTGCTCGATCTTCTCTTGCCGCCTTTGCCGCCACCGGTCAACAAGCAGGACCCGGAAGCAGTCCACCAGCAGGAACAGTTCCAGCGCACCCGGGAAAAACTGCGCGGGCAGCTCCGCGAAGGCAAACTCGACTCCAAGCTCGTCGAGGTGGAAGTGCGCGCACGTTCGATGCCCGCCTTCGAAATCATCTCCAATACCGGCATCGAGGAGATGGACATCAACATCAAGGATGCGCTCCCCGGGCTTTTTGGCCAGGTGAAGAAGAAACGGAAGATGTCCGTGGCCGAGGCGCTCGACTACTTGGTTCAGGAGGAAGAGAGCAAGCTCATTGACATGGACCAGGTGACCCGGACGGCCATTGACCGCGCCGAGCAGATGGGAATTATTTTTGTTGACGAGATGGACAAGATTGCCGGGCGCGAATCGGGCCACGGCCCCGACGTCAGCCGCGAAGGCGTGCAGCGCGACATCCTGCCCATTGTCGAGGGCACCACCGTCAACACCCGCTACGGCATCGTCCGCACGGACCATGTCCTCTTCATCGCCGCCGGCGCCTTCCACGTGACCAAACCCTCGGACATGATTCCGGAGTTGCAGGGCCGCTTCCCCATCCGCGTGGAATTGAAATCGCTGGGTGTCCAGGATTTCGTTCGCATCCTCCAGGAGCCCAAGAACGCGCTCATCAAGCAGTACACGGCGCTGCTCGAGACCGAAGGGCTGAAGATCACGTTTACCGATGACGCCATCGAAGCTCTGGCTCATTACGCGGCCACGGTAAACGAACAGACGGAGAACATCGGCGCCCGGCGACTGCACACGGTGATGGAAAAGATGCTGGACGAGATCTCTTTTGAAGCGCCGGAGCTCAAGAAGAAAACCATCGAGGTGGACGCCGCCTACGTCCATCGCCAGCTCGCTGAAATCGTAAAAAACCAGGACTTGAGCCGATATATTCTGTGAGCCTACCTCTGGCAGCGCCACTTCTGCCTGTGAACCAAAATGCGAACATCTTCGTTCCGATTTTCGAATTTCGAATTTCGAATTTCGTTCTAACCGGACTTGTCTCCTGTCTGCTTGCGCTCGTGGCCTGCGGCAGTCCCACGGCTCCGACACCGCCTTCGCGCCACATTCCCGAGGCAGCCGGCGATTTGAGCGCCAGACAAATGGGCGAGGCGGTCGTGCTTTCCTTCACGCTTCCCCGGCGCACCACCGATGGGAAAGCGGTCGGCAGGAATTTGCAAATTCTTCTCTATCGCCAATTTCGCAAGGAAGAGTTGCCGCCGCCACCCGCCATGTTGGCGCAAGCCCGCCGTGGCGGGGCGGCCGAGGCTGCCGGCGAAGACCTCGGACAAAGGTTGTTTGGCGATGCGAAACCCATCGTGGAATGGGCTGGCGGGGACCTGGAGAGACTGGCCGCCGGCCAGATGGCGCAATATTCCGACCGCATAGCGGTTGCGGATTTGAAAGCGCACTCGGGCGAGTGGGCAGTCTATGGGGTGCTGGCGAGAAATAAGAAAGGACGAAGCGCCGGCTTTTCCAACTTGATTGCCTTGCGCATATATCCGGCGCCGGCTCCACCGGGGAATTTCCTCGCCCGAAACGTGGAAGCGGGCGTCGAGCTGAGCTGGACTCCTCCCTCCGAGACCACGAGTGGCACGGCCATCGCTTCTGCCGGCCCCTTTCCTATCTACCGCAGTACCCCGGGCGAGAAGGAAGAGTGGGAACTTCTTGCTGAGGCGGCGAACTCTCCCTGGACGGATACGGCAACCGAGTACGGCAAAACCTATCGCTACACGATCCGTGCTGTCGCCCGGTACGGCCCGGACTTGGTTGAGAGCGATGCCTCGGCCCGGCTCACCATCACCCCCCAAGATATCTTTCCGCCAAAGGCCCCGGAGGGCCTGGTCGGCGTGCCCATTCTCGCCGCCTTCGGAGGGCCGGCCATTGAACTTTCCTGGCAGCCGAACACGGAAGCCGATCTCGCCGGGTACAATATCTATCGCAGCGAGCCCCCGAAGCCTCGGGACGGCGGCGGCTACCAGAGGCGGAACGCAAAGCTGATCCCTGGGCCGGCTTACCGCGATGACACGGTCGAGGCGGGCAAGACCTACTCTTATGCGGTCGCCGCCGTGGACCGGGCAGGCAATGAAAGCGAACCATCCGCGGAGGCTACGGCGAGCGTTCCCGCCGAGCAGCAGCCGTAGCGCGCCGCCAGGGCAGAGAGAACCGGACGGAGGCGTTGCTTTGAAGATCTGCCGATTTCGAGTGGAAGGGGAAGCCCGCTATGGCGTGCTCGAAGGCGGTCGGGTACGCGAGCCCCGATTCGATCGGGGCGAGCTGCCCGGATGCCAGTATGTGAATCGCCAGCCGGGCGAAAAGAGCTGGCCGGTGGACACGGTAGAGATCCTTCCGCCCACCGAGCCTTCCAAGATTGTCTGCGTCGGCAGAAACTACCGCGAGCACGCGGCCGAACTCCATAACCCGATACCGCAAGAGCCGCTGCTTTTTTTGAAGCCCCCTTCCGCCATCATCGCTTCCGGGGAACCGATCCTTCTGCCGGACGTTTCCCGGCAGGTGGATTACGAAGGCGAACTTGGCGTGGTGATCGGCAAGCGCTGCTCGCAACTCAGCGATGCGGCCGACGCGCTCGGTTGCGTGATGGGCTACACGTGCTTGAACGACGTCACGGCGCGCGACCTTCAGCAGGCTGACGTGCAGTTCACTCGCGCCAAAGGATTCGATACCTTTTGTCCCCTCGGTCCTTTCATCGAAACGGAATTGAAGTTGGAAGAGGTGACGGTGGAAACGCTCGTCAACGGCCAACGGAAGCAGTTTGGCCGCGTGTCCGACATGATTTTCCCGGTTGATGCTATAATCCGTTACATCTCGCGAGTGATGACGCTCGAACCAGGGGACGTCATTGCTACCGGAACCCCGGCCGGGGTGGGGCCGCTCCGGGCAGGCGACGAGGTGGAAATCGTCGTTTCCGGAGTTGGCCGCCTGAAGAATCCGGTGCGGGCGAAAGGCGAGAGCAAGTTCTAGGTCGGGCATGCGTGGTTGACCGATGGCCGGCCCGTCGGCCGGATGGGAAACGGCGGTCCGGAGAGGAAACCAGCCATGAAATTCTTCCTCGACACAGCCAGCCTTACAGAAATCCGCGAAGGGGCCAAGCTCGGCATCATTGACGGCATCACTACGAATCCGTCGCTTGCCGCCAAGGAAGGCCGGGCCTTCAAAGACATCATCCTGGAAATTTGTTCGCTCATTGATGGTCCGATCAGCGCCGAGGTGACGACCACCGAAGCGGAAGCGATGATCGAACAGGCGCGCGAGCTGCGTTCCTGGCACCGCAACATCGTCGTCAAGATTCCTCTGACCCGCGAAGGCATTCGCGCCATGGCCACGCTGCGCACGGAAAATACGCGCATCAACGTCACGCTGGTCTTTTCGCCCTCGCAGGCCATTCTGGCGGCCAAGGCCGGCGCCACGTACGTCAGCCCCTTTCTCGGCCGGCTGGACGATATTTCTCATGTCGGCATGGAGGTGGTGCGCGACATTGTGACCATCTATCGGCAGTACGGTTTCGAGACGCAGGTTCTGGCCGCCTCTTTGCGCCATCCGCTGCATGTGGTGGAAGCCGCCAAGGCCGGAGCGCACGTTGCCACCATGCCGTTCAAAGTGTTTGAAATGCTCTTCAAGCATCCCCTGACTGATCGCGGCCTCGAAGCGTTTTTGAAGGATTGGGAGAAGGCCCGGCAAACGCTGGGGGAGATTATTCCGGAGGCTGTCCCCAAGGGCAGCCCGCGTTGAGGGGAGGAACTCGGTCTGAACGAGATCGCTCTTCCGCTGCTCGTGACATTTCTGGCAGCGACGGCTGCCCTCCTTTATCTCTATCAGCGAAAGTTGCCGAGTGCCGACGAACTGGAACGGCTTCGTCGCCGGCATATTGCCAGCATCGGGCGCATCGCCGAAGGGCAGGTGCTCGAGTTTTTTGAGCCGGAGGGGGTTGGCCCGACGGAGGGTTGGAGCAGCCCTTCCCGCCAGCTTGTCATCTACAGCTACACCATCGCAGGCGTAACCTATGAGGCAGCCCAGGACATAACCACGCTCCTCGATCGGTTGCGGTTCGAGCGATGTCTCAGCGGGGTGCCGGCAAGCATCAAATACGATCCGGCGAATCCCTCCAACTCGGTCATTGTTTCGGAAGAGTGGTCCGGGCTGGAGTAGCGCGGCGGACGGAATATGCGGCGCCAATTTCTGGGGGCGGTCTGGCTAGCGCTTGCGGCCGGCATCATGTTGGCCGGCGTGGGCTTGGCCTACGGGGCGGCGAGCGCCGTTGCCCAAGCCTCGACGACATCGGGGCTCCATATGTGGCTGGTGATGGGAGCCGTCGCGCTGGACGTGGCGATTCTTCTCATCGCTTTGTTTGTGGTCACGCGCCTGGCGGATCTCTTGTTGTAGCACGGGTGACGCGCTGCTCCCAGTGCGGCACCGAAGCACCCAAAGCGAACCCCCCCGCCAAAGCGGGCACCGTTCACCTGAGCTGCCCATTTCCCCGCACGGTGTCCGGACAACCTCGGGATTTGCCTGACGGGTGGCGGTTCTTCTCTGGCCAAAGGCGAGCTCTTTGTGGCACTCTGTTTGGTGCGTGGATCAGGAACCGTTTTGAGGGAGTTTTTTATGGCAACCGAGCAGGAGCAAAAAGCGGCGCAATCCAAGTTGGAGGAACTACGCCGGCGGGATGCGGCTGCCCAAGCGGGGGGCGGCGCCGAGCGGCGCGAAAAGCAGCACAAAGAGGGCAAGCTCTCCGCCCGCGAACGGATCGAACTGCTGCTGGATGAGGGCAGCTTCCAGGAACTCGACCGCTTCGTGACCCATCGCTGCACCGATTTTGGCATGGCCGATCAGAAAATTCTTGGGGACGGCATCGTGTCCGGCTACGGCCGAATCGAAGGCCGGCTGGTCTATGTCTTCGCGCAGGACTTTACGGTTTTTGGCGGGTCGATGACGGAAGCCAACGCCGGCAAGGTGTGCAAGGTGATGGATCTGGCGATGAAAAATGGCGCGCCGATTATCGGGTTGAACGACTCGGGCGGGGCGCGCATCCAGGAAGGAGTGATGTCGCTCGCGGGCTATGCCGACATCTTCCTTCGCAACACCCTTGCCTCCGGGGTGGTGCCGCAGGTGAGCGCCATCATGGGCCCCTGCGCCGGCGGCACGGTCTATTCTCCGGCCATCACCGATTTCATTTTGATGACCCGTGAGACGAGCTACATGTTTGTGACCGGCCCGGACGTGATCAAGACCGTGACCCATGAGGATGTCAGCAAACACGAACTCGGCGGCGCCATGACCCATAACGCGACGAGCGGCGTAGCTCACTTTGTGGCGGAAGACGATGCTGAGTGCCTTGCCCTGATCCGCGAACTCGTCGGATTTCTCCCGGCCAACAACATGGAAGACCCGCCGCGCCGGGAATGCCAGGACCCGGTGGATCGCACCGAAGAAAAATTGAACCACGTTGTGCCGGTGGATTCCATGCAGCCCTATGACATGAAGGAAATCATCCGGCTGGTGGTGGACTATGGTGATTTCTTTGAGGTGCAGGAGCACTTTGCCAAAAATATCGTGGTGGGGTTTGGGCGGCTGGGCGGCTGGCCGGTGGGCATCGTCGCCAACCAGCCGGCGGTGCTGGCGGGCTGCCTCGACATCAACGCCTCGGTGAAAGGCGCGCGCTTTGTGCGTTTCTGCGATGCCTTCAACATCCCGCTCGTCACCTTCGAGGACGTGCCCGGCTTCCTCCCCGGCACGCAGCAGGAGTTCGGCGGGATCATCAAGCACGGCGCTAAGCTGCTCTACGCCTTCGCCGAGGCCACGGTGCCGAAGATCACCGTCATCACGCGCAAAGCTTACGGCGGCGCCTACTGCGTGATGGCCTCGAAGCATATTCGGACGGACATGAACTTCGCTTATCCCACCGCCGAGATTGCCGTGATGGGTCCGGAGGGAGCGGTGAATATTGTCTATCGCCGCGAACTCGGGGGCGCCTCTGATCCGGAGCGAGTGCGCAAAGAAAAGGTGGAAGAATTCCGCGAACGCTTCGCCAATCCCTACGTCGCCGCCGAGCGCGGCTACATTGACGCTGTCATCGAGCCGCGGCTGACCCGGCCCCAAGTGATCGCTGCCCTGCGCATGCTCGAAAACAAACGCGACACCAATCCGAAGAAGAAGCATGGGAATATACCGCTGTGAAGAGGCGACCAGTGGCCAGCGACCGGTGAGCGGATAAAAGAGCATTTCTACGTTGGAGCGGAACTTCGCGGCCGTGATCGAGAAGCCCGGGCGCTCGTATGTAGCTTACGTGGAAGAAATTCCCGGAGTAAACACTCAGGGGCGAACGCTGGCTGAGGTGCGGTGCAATTTGCGGGAGGCACTCTCACTCATCCTTAAGGCTCGCCGCGCCATCGACAACAGAAGCGGCACCAACCCCAAGAAGAAACACGGGAATGTACCGCTTTGAAGGTAATTTTGGAGTGCGGGAGCTTGCTCCCGCCTTGAAACAGCGGCGGCAAGCCGCCGCACTCCACAGAAGTTGTGCCATCGAAAACAAGCGAGGAACCAACCCCAAGAAGAAGCACGAAAACATATCGCCGTAACCTTTTGTCCTGGAGGTGAGCATGGCAACGCATCGTCTGATTCGCTTCGACGTGTGGAGCGTTGGCAAGTGCTTGGGGATATTCTACGCGGTGATCGCAGTAGTCGTCGGACTGGTTATGCTCCTCGCGGGGGCTTTTGGAGCGGGGAAAGACATGAGCGAGCGGATTATGTTGGTTGCTGCGCCGGTCTGGTTACCGCTGGTTTACGGGATATTGGGACTCTTGTTCGGCGCGCTTGCGGCGGTAATCTATAACTTTGTCGCCCGACGCGGCGCTCCCATCTCGTTTGTCATAGAAGAAGTTTCCACCCTGTCTCCCGGATAGCTATTTTTCCTTTCCGGGAGGCCCCATCGTGTGCACCGGGGCTGTCGTCTTCGCTGGCAACGATCGTTAGCGGCGCTGACGGGCGCGAAGGCATGGAGAAAGGCGAAGCTCGTCCGAGCTACAATGACCTATGGAGGGGAAGTATTGTCGCACCGTGAAGAAGAACTGAGCATCGGCGCGGTCCTCGAAAGGCTCGAACAGGCGCGCGAGCCCCTGCGGCTTCGTGATATCGCTCACGACCTCGAGCTCCATCATCGCGGCCGGCGCGAGCTGAAGAAATGGATGCTCAAGCTGGTGCGCGAAGGCTCCGTCGAAGAGACGCAACCCGGCTGGTACGTCCTCGCTGGCCGGAGCAAGGCGGCCAAGCCCTTCGGCGAGCTCCCTTCGATCCGCCGCGGCGGACTCAGGGCAGGCAGGGCAAGCCCCGCGGCGGGCATTGTCAACGAACCCGACGATCGGGGGGAGCAGGCCAGCCGTGGCGGGCAGCAGCCAGCATCGGCCGCCGTGGGGGACGTGGTCTCCGGCCGGCTGGTCTGCCACCGCGACGGCTACGGATTTGTCATCACCGACCGGCCCGTGACGGGCGTCGAAGGAGACGTTTACATTGGGGCGGCACAGATGGGCGACGCCATGCACGGCGACCGGGTGGAGATTCGGGTGGCGCGAAAGTCGCTGGGCCGCGCCGAAGGGCGCGTCCTGCGAGTGGTCCGTCGCGCCCACCCCACCGTGGTTGGCGAATTCCACGTGGGGGCAAGCGGCAACTACGTCATCCCCTACGACACCAAGATCCTTCAGCGCATCTTCATCCCGCCAGGAGAGGAATCTCCCGGCGAGCCCCGATTGCCTCGGGGCGAGCGCCACCGCCCCGCGGTTGCCAGGGAGGACCACCCGTCGAAAGCCAAGCAGGCACCGCTGCCATCCCGGCTGCGTGAGTTGGAAGGAAAAATGGTCAACGTCGAGCTGATGTCGTTCCCGCGTGGTGATTCGCCGCCGCGCGGGCGAGTGACCGAGGTACTCGGCAAGCCGGGCGATTTGGGATTGGACGTTGAGATCGTCATCCGCAAGCATCACCTGCCCCATGAATTCGCCGAGGATGTCATGGCGGAAGCGCAGCGGGTGCCCACCGAGGTCCGGCCGGGCGAGCGAGAAGGCCGCGCCAACTTTTGTCATCTTTCCGTGGTAACGATTGACGGCGAGACGGCCAAAGACTTTGACGATGCCGTCTATGTCGAGCCGCTGGCGAACGGGAATTTTCACCTGGCGGTGCACATCGCCGACGTGAGCCATTACGTCGCGCCGGGTACGGCGCTCGACCGCGAAGCTCGCCTGCGCGGCACGTCGGTCTATTTCCCCGACTGCGCCGTGCCCATGCTGCCGGCGGAGCTCTCGAGCGGCATCTGTTCGCTCAACCCGCGGGTGGAGCGGCTGGTGCTCTCCGCCTTGATGGAAGTGGATCGAAACGGGCAGGTCGTCCGCTCGACGTTCACACCGGGTGTCATCCGTTCCGCCGAGCGCATGACCTATACGGCGGTCCATGCCGTTTTGGAAGGCGACCCCGAGCAGCGGAAACGCTATGCGCCCCTGGCGCGGCACTTCGAGAATATGAAGGAGCTGGCGCTTATTTTGAACCGGAAACGCCGCGGGCGGGGCTCGATTGATTTTGATTTGCCCGAGCCGATTCTTCGATTCGACGAGCGGGGCCTGATCGTCGGGATTACCCGCAGCGAGAGGAACATCGCCCACCGCATCATCGAAGAGTTCATGCTGGCGGCCAACGAAGCGGTGGCGCGGTTTCTCGAAGCCCGCTCCGTCGGGACGCTCTATCGCATCCATGAGAAGCCGGACCCGAGGAAGGTCCTGGAGTTCGAGGAGATAGCCCAGCGCTTCGGCTACTCGCTTGGCGTGGCTGACTTGGCCGAGAGGAAACTGCGGGTCAAGCAAAGGCTTTCCGCTCGTTCGTCTCAAAGGGGGCGGGCCGGCCACCGGAGCCAGCGCGAATTTGCGCTGATGCTGCCGCCGGACTTTGACCTGGCCATCACGCCGCGGCACTACCAAAAGCTTGCCGACAAGATCGAAGGGAAACCCGAAGAGCGCATCCTCTCCTACCTGATGTTGCGCTCGCTCAAGCAAGCTCGCTACTCGGGGAGAAACCTGGGCCACTTTGCGCTGGCCGCGGCCACCTATTGCCATTTCACCTCGCCCATTCGTCGCTATCCCGACCTGATCGTTCACCGCACCTTGAAATGGCTGTTGGCGGCATCCAC belongs to Candidatus Acidiferrales bacterium and includes:
- a CDS encoding aminotransferase class V-fold PLP-dependent enzyme; protein product: MLRRREFLQRAAVATALFGIPLARAEQLFGHEVPPLPPRELYASDPEGYWAELRRQWLLAADRINLNCGSVGCTPLPVLRAMIDHILYAESFREPALPWFGYEENTRLRELRDALAAFLRVKRDELALVRNATEANNVVCNGLDMKPGDEALLTDQEHPGGRCCWEQKAARYGIKLNYVTLPKPPASKEQIVELFRRAITPRTRIIMFSHITTVTGVILPAKEICQLARERGILTHVDGAHAIGQIPLDLHDLGCDFYASSPHKWLMAPKGTGALYIREELQERLWVNIASGDWRNYELKAYRFSNLGTSNLSVMVGLKAALDFFHTIGPERIYARIHENATRVRDRIASRPQLRSANASKEEFYGGLVSFEPVTGDLKRVADECAARNIRIAGGAERIRIATHIFTQPTELNAFFDAVEAGLRA
- the hslV gene encoding ATP-dependent protease subunit HslV, which produces MRNEMTHGTTVLCVRRGNQVVVASDGQVTMGQAVVKHTAKKIRRLYDDKVLAGFAGGTADALSLFSRFEAKLQEFHGNLPRAAVELAKEWRTDRVLRHLDALLIVADDKNTFLLSGTGDIIEPDDGICAIGSGGPYALAAARGLIKHTQLSAKEIAQEAMRLASEICIYTNSQFTVEEL
- the hslU gene encoding ATP-dependent protease ATPase subunit HslU, producing MTSGASKDDAVTYLPGRVEPEPAPPPQPSFDELTPREIVAELDKYIISQHDAKRAVAIALRNRIRRQKLQPEMAEEIIPKNILMIGPTGVGKTEIARRLARLAGCPFVKVEASKYTEVGYVGRDVESMIRDLVEVAIDMIREEKLDEVADRAEVNAEERLLDLLLPPLPPPVNKQDPEAVHQQEQFQRTREKLRGQLREGKLDSKLVEVEVRARSMPAFEIISNTGIEEMDINIKDALPGLFGQVKKKRKMSVAEALDYLVQEEESKLIDMDQVTRTAIDRAEQMGIIFVDEMDKIAGRESGHGPDVSREGVQRDILPIVEGTTVNTRYGIVRTDHVLFIAAGAFHVTKPSDMIPELQGRFPIRVELKSLGVQDFVRILQEPKNALIKQYTALLETEGLKITFTDDAIEALAHYAATVNEQTENIGARRLHTVMEKMLDEISFEAPELKKKTIEVDAAYVHRQLAEIVKNQDLSRYIL
- a CDS encoding fumarylacetoacetate hydrolase family protein, with translation MKICRFRVEGEARYGVLEGGRVREPRFDRGELPGCQYVNRQPGEKSWPVDTVEILPPTEPSKIVCVGRNYREHAAELHNPIPQEPLLFLKPPSAIIASGEPILLPDVSRQVDYEGELGVVIGKRCSQLSDAADALGCVMGYTCLNDVTARDLQQADVQFTRAKGFDTFCPLGPFIETELKLEEVTVETLVNGQRKQFGRVSDMIFPVDAIIRYISRVMTLEPGDVIATGTPAGVGPLRAGDEVEIVVSGVGRLKNPVRAKGESKF
- the fsa gene encoding fructose-6-phosphate aldolase, with amino-acid sequence MKFFLDTASLTEIREGAKLGIIDGITTNPSLAAKEGRAFKDIILEICSLIDGPISAEVTTTEAEAMIEQARELRSWHRNIVVKIPLTREGIRAMATLRTENTRINVTLVFSPSQAILAAKAGATYVSPFLGRLDDISHVGMEVVRDIVTIYRQYGFETQVLAASLRHPLHVVEAAKAGAHVATMPFKVFEMLFKHPLTDRGLEAFLKDWEKARQTLGEIIPEAVPKGSPR
- a CDS encoding acyl-CoA carboxylase subunit beta — translated: MATEQEQKAAQSKLEELRRRDAAAQAGGGAERREKQHKEGKLSARERIELLLDEGSFQELDRFVTHRCTDFGMADQKILGDGIVSGYGRIEGRLVYVFAQDFTVFGGSMTEANAGKVCKVMDLAMKNGAPIIGLNDSGGARIQEGVMSLAGYADIFLRNTLASGVVPQVSAIMGPCAGGTVYSPAITDFILMTRETSYMFVTGPDVIKTVTHEDVSKHELGGAMTHNATSGVAHFVAEDDAECLALIRELVGFLPANNMEDPPRRECQDPVDRTEEKLNHVVPVDSMQPYDMKEIIRLVVDYGDFFEVQEHFAKNIVVGFGRLGGWPVGIVANQPAVLAGCLDINASVKGARFVRFCDAFNIPLVTFEDVPGFLPGTQQEFGGIIKHGAKLLYAFAEATVPKITVITRKAYGGAYCVMASKHIRTDMNFAYPTAEIAVMGPEGAVNIVYRRELGGASDPERVRKEKVEEFRERFANPYVAAERGYIDAVIEPRLTRPQVIAALRMLENKRDTNPKKKHGNIPL
- a CDS encoding RNB domain-containing ribonuclease, producing the protein MSHREEELSIGAVLERLEQAREPLRLRDIAHDLELHHRGRRELKKWMLKLVREGSVEETQPGWYVLAGRSKAAKPFGELPSIRRGGLRAGRASPAAGIVNEPDDRGEQASRGGQQPASAAVGDVVSGRLVCHRDGYGFVITDRPVTGVEGDVYIGAAQMGDAMHGDRVEIRVARKSLGRAEGRVLRVVRRAHPTVVGEFHVGASGNYVIPYDTKILQRIFIPPGEESPGEPRLPRGERHRPAVAREDHPSKAKQAPLPSRLRELEGKMVNVELMSFPRGDSPPRGRVTEVLGKPGDLGLDVEIVIRKHHLPHEFAEDVMAEAQRVPTEVRPGEREGRANFCHLSVVTIDGETAKDFDDAVYVEPLANGNFHLAVHIADVSHYVAPGTALDREARLRGTSVYFPDCAVPMLPAELSSGICSLNPRVERLVLSALMEVDRNGQVVRSTFTPGVIRSAERMTYTAVHAVLEGDPEQRKRYAPLARHFENMKELALILNRKRRGRGSIDFDLPEPILRFDERGLIVGITRSERNIAHRIIEEFMLAANEAVARFLEARSVGTLYRIHEKPDPRKVLEFEEIAQRFGYSLGVADLAERKLRVKQRLSARSSQRGRAGHRSQREFALMLPPDFDLAITPRHYQKLADKIEGKPEERILSYLMLRSLKQARYSGRNLGHFALAAATYCHFTSPIRRYPDLIVHRTLKWLLAASTPAEDIPGGPHPRAGKKRRAPGAPEDASHAALPQEVAITRPDRMGSSGPISPAELENIAAESSDAERRADDAERELTEWKKVQFMGQHLGQAFDALIIQCGKFGFFVELLDFFVEGLVSIDSLEDLFEERFFYREGDRAIVGEPAAAGRKRFAIGDRVRVQVDRVDAARQRVDFSLVEG